One genomic window of Medicago truncatula cultivar Jemalong A17 chromosome 1, MtrunA17r5.0-ANR, whole genome shotgun sequence includes the following:
- the LOC11420648 gene encoding chaperone protein dnaJ C76, chloroplastic, whose amino-acid sequence MMSYPLAATPCSQTKTINMATVTSTSLPLFTPKTSNFHNKSCFSKSNFSTLKCKASSSSFSASMLDFDLYDLLGIDSSCDQSQIKTAYRSLQKRCHPDIAGPSGHDMAIILNDAYAILSDPFARFAYDKEHAKITEFKGFTGRPLYSVWCGSQSEQRAIFVDEVKCVGCLKCALLAEKTFAIESVYGRARVVSQWADSEPQIDEAIQACPVNCISVVERSNLAALEFLMSKQPRGNVRVGASHTAGARVSNIFVDVERFQTRFQETMQKATKYSQETDLQRESRMSAIQAIRSISNWLYWQPNRASDNKSMTKVAQKLLPDPNLSKLRDAAAKRKLKDTQKTKHKTPINSIHPEEYWTPSTVVLPSSTSTTATPPIEKPTFAKGKKQRKRSDVETYENENSPIRWGLPVVTSLFGMAAVRLHEVGSSTVELKEHWGGSLALEIVNSSWLQYILVAATWYVIGRVAVEFVANIGNRNR is encoded by the exons ATGATGTCTTATCCTCTTGCTGCCACACCTTGTTCTCAAACTAAAACCATAAACATGGCTACTGTTACATCTACATCTCTTCCTTTATTCACTCCAAAAACCTCAAATTTCCATAACAAGTCTTGTTTTTCTAAATCTAATTTCTCTACTCTCAAATGTAAAGCATCATCATCAAGTTTTTCAGCATCCATGTTGGATTTTGACTTGTATGATCTTCTAGGAATTGATAGTTCATGTGATCAGTCACAGATCAAGACGGCGTATCGATCTCTTCAGAAACGATGTCATCCTGATATTGCTGGTCCTTCTGGTCATGATATGGCTATCATTCTTAATGATGCTTATGCTATTCTTTCGGATCCATTTGCTCGTTTTGCCTATGATAAG GAGCATGCAAAGATCACAGAATTCAAAGGCTTCACTGGAAGACCATTGTATTCAGTATGGTGTGGTTCACAAAGTGAACAGAGAGCTATATTCGTTGACGAAGTAAAATGTGTTGGATGCCTAAAATGCGCTTTGTTAGCTGAAAAGACTTTTGCTATAGAATCAGTTTATGGAAGAGCAAGGGTTGTTTCTCAGTGGGCTGATTCTGAACCCCAAATTGATGAGGCAATTCAAGCTTGTCCTGTCAACTGCATTTC AGTTGTTGAGAGATCCAACCTTGCTGCTTTAGAGTTCTTGATGTCGAAGCAGCCACGTGGCAATGTAAGAGTAGGTGCAAGTCATACAGCAGGTGCTCGTGTCTCTAACATATTTGTAGATGTGGAGAGGTTTCAGACTAGATTTCAAGAGACAATGCAAAAAGCTACCAAGTATTCTCAG GAAACAGACCTCCAAAGAGAATCAAGAATGTCAGCAATTCAAGCAATAAGATCAATTTCCAATTGGTTATATTGGCAACCAAATAGAGCAAGTGATAACAAAAGCATGACAAAAGTTGCGCAAAAATTACTACCTGATCCAAATCTTAGTAAGCTAAGAGATGCAGCTgcaaagagaaaattaaaagatacacaaaaaaccaaacataaaaCCCCCATAAATTCCATTCATCCTGAGGAATATTGGACTCCATCAACTGTTGTTCTTCCTTCTTCAACTAGTACTACTGCTACACCGCCAATTGAGAAGCCTACATTTGCTAaaggaaagaaacaaagaaaaagaagtgaTGTTGAAACATATGAGAATGAAAATAGTCCAATTAGATGGGGATTGCCAGTGGTTACTTCATTGTTTGGTATGGCTGCAGTTAGGTTACATGAAGTTGGATCATCAACAGTTGAGTTGAAAGAGCATTGGGGAGGTTCTTTAGCTTTGGAAATTGTTAACAGCTCTTGGCTGCAATATATATTGGTAGCAGCTACATGGTATGTGATTGGAAGGGTTGCTGTAGAATTTGTGGCCAACATTGGAAATAGAAATCGATAG